In one Paenibacillus sp. JQZ6Y-1 genomic region, the following are encoded:
- a CDS encoding GDSL-type esterase/lipase family protein, with translation MSDVAYAALKEAKRLRGLSMAGDTMIIEGDSKAANNNVSNHLSDRGAVTWANIFMRQSFKIVANNAVGGQRSDEIRKRIGKLTAAKPAWAYIDSGTNNISQSKKALDTFNDNVYMYEECLNNGIRVIVPTLPPSASWTTPEQIKAYFELNELLIEYAARTPGIYLVDIGNVLMGTEGTAIVNAVDSTHPSAKGACMQGRIIANEMMKHIPMRASTMRLSKGDPFNLTGNGGMVGSSGTAAGTAKGTVADGWIVSGSGTGTVTVSKVPRNDGLPGEMLQIEMVGGDATSSVDFYKDIMNIPTGGTAAVYQDNDLVYHEIEVEYDAAAAITQGITFGALCRVNSTGKVLSTNNGLHHESSNPDLGMVPQGTMLIRTQNFNVSAGTDRMRPLLKTYLSSGKFWIKRAQVRKENSLSFSK, from the coding sequence ATGAGTGATGTAGCATATGCAGCATTGAAGGAAGCAAAGCGACTACGTGGGCTTTCAATGGCAGGTGACACGATGATCATTGAAGGGGACAGCAAAGCAGCGAACAATAATGTCAGCAATCACTTGTCTGACCGCGGGGCTGTCACTTGGGCGAATATCTTCATGAGACAGTCATTTAAGATTGTGGCCAATAATGCAGTGGGTGGACAACGCTCGGATGAGATTCGTAAACGCATTGGTAAACTCACGGCTGCTAAACCTGCTTGGGCTTATATTGATTCAGGAACCAATAACATCTCGCAAAGTAAAAAAGCACTCGATACTTTCAATGACAATGTGTACATGTATGAGGAATGCTTGAATAATGGGATTCGGGTTATCGTTCCTACACTTCCACCATCTGCTTCATGGACCACACCGGAGCAAATCAAAGCTTATTTTGAATTGAATGAGCTTCTGATTGAATATGCAGCTCGTACCCCGGGCATTTATCTGGTAGACATCGGTAATGTGTTGATGGGTACCGAAGGCACAGCGATTGTAAATGCAGTAGACAGTACCCATCCATCTGCAAAAGGCGCATGCATGCAAGGTCGGATCATTGCCAATGAAATGATGAAACATATACCAATGAGGGCTTCTACGATGCGGCTGAGCAAAGGTGATCCGTTCAATCTCACCGGAAACGGCGGAATGGTTGGATCTTCTGGTACGGCAGCAGGTACAGCAAAAGGAACAGTAGCTGATGGCTGGATCGTATCCGGTAGTGGCACTGGTACTGTAACTGTATCTAAGGTTCCGCGTAATGATGGGTTGCCGGGTGAAATGTTGCAGATCGAAATGGTAGGGGGCGATGCAACAAGTAGTGTGGATTTTTATAAGGACATTATGAATATCCCAACCGGCGGCACAGCGGCAGTCTATCAGGATAATGATTTGGTATATCATGAAATTGAAGTGGAATACGATGCGGCAGCAGCAATCACTCAGGGCATTACCTTTGGGGCACTCTGCCGAGTGAACAGCACCGGCAAGGTTCTTTCCACAAATAATGGGTTGCATCATGAATCTAGCAATCCAGACTTAGGAATGGTACCGCAAGGCACTATGCTGATCCGCACACAAAATTTCAATGTATCTGCGGGCACAGACCGGATGCGACCGCTACTCAAAACGTATCTATCCAGCGGGAAGTTCTGGATCAAGCGTGCACAGGTCCGCAAAGAAAACAGTCTGTCATTCTCCAAATAA
- a CDS encoding protein Mom, giving the protein MTELKVAWATYEAAKFACENFHYSRSLPAGKSVKIGAWEDGQFIGVVIFSRGANNRIGSPYGLTQKECCELTRVALTKHHSFVSEILAKAIRFLKEQSPNVQLIVSYSDLEQDHHGGIYQATNWIYEGKTDGERYFILHGKRIHPKTIHSRYGTGSQRLEWLREHVDPGAEAYQTNGKHKYLMPLNKKMRRHILPLSKPYPKK; this is encoded by the coding sequence TTGACTGAACTAAAAGTAGCTTGGGCCACCTATGAAGCTGCAAAATTCGCCTGCGAGAACTTTCACTACAGCCGCAGCCTGCCTGCTGGTAAATCAGTGAAGATTGGTGCCTGGGAGGACGGGCAGTTCATCGGCGTTGTAATCTTCAGCCGTGGCGCAAATAACCGCATAGGCTCACCGTATGGGCTGACACAGAAGGAATGCTGTGAGCTAACCCGTGTTGCCCTGACAAAGCATCATTCATTTGTATCTGAAATTCTGGCAAAGGCGATTCGTTTCCTTAAAGAGCAGTCACCGAACGTGCAGTTGATCGTCAGTTATTCCGATCTGGAACAGGATCATCATGGCGGCATCTATCAAGCGACGAACTGGATATATGAAGGTAAGACAGACGGGGAACGTTATTTCATCTTGCATGGGAAGAGAATACATCCTAAAACCATTCACTCCAGGTATGGAACGGGCAGCCAACGTCTGGAATGGCTCCGTGAACATGTTGATCCGGGTGCTGAAGCCTATCAAACGAATGGAAAGCATAAGTACCTGATGCCACTTAATAAGAAAATGCGGCGGCATATACTGCCATTGAGTAAACCCTATCCGAAAAAATAA
- the terS gene encoding phage terminase small subunit, translating to MARERRPERDQAKQMWLDSGGQMKLKDIAAALSISEQQVRKWKSQDRWQDALNGNVNGNVPAESKGNAGAPKGNRNAAGNKGGAPPGNKNAAGNPGGGAPFRNKNALIHGIYETVFLDALDEDEQQMLANINPDPRVQAEEQLAMLTIQERRHLKRIKQLEAGLTDHERKIKQELMSRTDKVQHSNPKTGKVITVPVTTEGMKVTEITTVELPKLDKILKQEDALTKVRDKKIRLINQIANMDLEQEKIQLARERMELERYKVLGRGEVEDELEDDDGDDLGW from the coding sequence GTGGCAAGAGAGCGACGGCCTGAACGCGACCAGGCAAAACAGATGTGGCTGGATAGCGGCGGGCAAATGAAATTAAAGGACATTGCTGCTGCTCTTTCTATCAGTGAACAGCAGGTGCGGAAATGGAAATCCCAAGACCGCTGGCAGGATGCTTTGAATGGTAACGTCAATGGTAACGTTCCGGCTGAAAGCAAAGGTAACGCTGGGGCTCCGAAAGGTAACAGAAATGCAGCAGGCAATAAGGGCGGCGCACCACCAGGCAATAAGAATGCAGCCGGTAATCCGGGCGGCGGCGCGCCATTTCGTAATAAGAATGCTCTGATTCATGGGATTTATGAAACAGTCTTCCTGGATGCTCTAGATGAGGATGAACAGCAGATGCTCGCGAACATCAACCCTGATCCGCGGGTACAGGCAGAAGAACAGTTGGCGATGCTTACTATTCAGGAACGCCGTCATTTAAAACGTATTAAGCAGTTGGAAGCCGGGCTGACTGATCATGAGCGGAAGATCAAGCAGGAACTGATGAGTCGGACGGACAAGGTTCAGCATTCCAACCCCAAAACTGGGAAGGTGATTACAGTACCTGTCACGACTGAAGGCATGAAGGTGACGGAGATCACCACAGTGGAGCTGCCGAAGTTGGATAAGATTCTCAAGCAAGAAGATGCACTGACCAAAGTCCGAGATAAGAAGATACGGTTGATTAATCAAATCGCTAATATGGATTTGGAGCAGGAAAAGATACAGCTTGCACGCGAACGGATGGAGCTAGAACGATACAAGGTGCTGGGCAGGGGAGAGGTAGAAGATGAATTGGAAGATGACGATGGGGATGATTTAGGATGGTAA
- a CDS encoding DNA packaging protein, giving the protein MVIALAKEHQRRIKRKLQTRPDKLAELKGILFDFELFCFRMLKIKNKQGKVVPLELNDAQRRYAKRVFHDIASGKPVRIIILKARQMGFSTVTEAIIYYFSSLQEAKNAFIVAQSSDASSNLYDMFQFYYERVPTMIQPMSRKNNARKLTFENPAIRTVDRRKNPGLKSKITVQTAESRVLARSDTIHYLHASEVAFWPAKKKKRHLLSLLAALSKESGSIGIIESTANGMEEFKQLWDAAVRGENDFIPLFFAWFEMPDYRKSVPPGFELTDEEQELKDKYNLDDEQLQWRRYTIRNDCGGDARQFDQEYPSEPDVAFLLSGESIFDNKFIKRLRDAIRVIGSRFEIDFVKNKIVPSHVGELTIYQQPEPSKRYILAADTAKGTEDGDYDAAYVIEERTGEMCAALHGKWDTDLYGKKLNTLGLYYNTALLAVENNNTGESVLNTLFNACHYPLLFLHKKGRLGWNTNPATRPVMMSDFKEAIRDELYIIHCPELYGECMTLIDNHGKIEADSGCHDDRVLAYSIALQIRQVSGRWFEWYEERQREHQQAAVQHDTGETGWL; this is encoded by the coding sequence ATGGTAATCGCACTTGCCAAGGAGCATCAGCGGCGGATTAAGCGGAAGTTGCAAACACGTCCAGACAAGCTGGCAGAACTGAAAGGTATCCTGTTTGATTTTGAGTTATTCTGCTTTCGTATGCTCAAGATCAAAAACAAACAAGGTAAGGTTGTTCCGCTTGAATTGAACGATGCGCAGCGCCGCTATGCTAAACGAGTTTTCCATGATATAGCCTCAGGTAAACCAGTACGCATTATCATCTTGAAAGCTCGGCAGATGGGATTCTCGACGGTTACAGAAGCAATCATTTATTACTTCTCATCCTTACAGGAAGCCAAGAATGCTTTTATTGTCGCTCAGTCGTCAGATGCATCCAGCAACTTGTATGATATGTTCCAGTTCTACTATGAACGTGTACCGACCATGATCCAACCAATGAGCCGTAAGAACAATGCCAGAAAGCTGACCTTTGAAAATCCTGCGATCCGCACGGTAGACCGCCGGAAGAATCCCGGGCTGAAATCAAAGATCACTGTGCAAACGGCGGAAAGCCGGGTACTTGCCCGGTCAGACACTATTCATTACCTTCATGCATCAGAAGTGGCATTCTGGCCAGCCAAGAAAAAGAAGCGGCATCTGCTGTCGCTTTTGGCTGCTTTATCTAAAGAATCAGGTAGCATCGGGATTATTGAATCCACAGCAAACGGTATGGAAGAGTTCAAGCAGCTATGGGATGCAGCAGTGAGAGGGGAGAATGACTTTATCCCTCTCTTTTTCGCATGGTTTGAAATGCCGGACTACCGCAAATCGGTACCGCCTGGCTTCGAACTGACGGATGAAGAGCAAGAACTGAAGGACAAATATAATCTGGATGATGAGCAGCTGCAGTGGCGCCGGTACACGATTCGGAATGACTGCGGTGGGGATGCCCGGCAGTTTGATCAGGAATATCCTTCTGAGCCAGACGTTGCCTTCTTGCTGTCTGGAGAATCGATCTTCGATAACAAATTCATCAAGCGTCTGCGGGATGCGATCCGCGTAATCGGCAGCCGCTTTGAAATTGATTTTGTCAAAAACAAGATCGTTCCTTCACACGTTGGGGAGCTTACCATCTATCAGCAACCGGAGCCCAGCAAGCGGTATATCTTGGCGGCTGATACAGCGAAGGGTACCGAGGATGGTGACTATGATGCTGCGTATGTCATAGAAGAGCGTACAGGAGAAATGTGCGCGGCTCTGCATGGGAAATGGGATACTGACCTATACGGCAAAAAGCTGAATACCTTGGGGCTTTATTACAATACGGCACTGCTGGCAGTAGAGAACAATAACACTGGCGAATCTGTGCTGAATACACTATTCAATGCCTGTCATTATCCGCTACTATTCTTGCACAAGAAGGGGCGGCTGGGCTGGAACACCAACCCTGCGACACGTCCGGTTATGATGAGTGATTTCAAGGAAGCCATCCGGGATGAGTTGTACATCATTCACTGTCCGGAACTGTATGGTGAGTGTATGACACTGATCGATAATCATGGCAAGATTGAGGCTGACAGCGGCTGCCACGATGACCGAGTGCTGGCGTACTCCATTGCGTTGCAAATCCGGCAGGTATCCGGCAGATGGTTCGAATGGTACGAAGAACGGCAGCGCGAGCATCAGCAAGCTGCGGTACAACACGACACAGGAGAAACGGGGTGGTTATAG
- a CDS encoding phage portal protein has product MSDVQWIDINKAAVPSSTQISDVFDNRYDVNGLVPFELGTDPGSCRLLVKNSNIIPQCIEAYRRNITGYGVTLEYTDGESDQTAKEEWNKAERFLETCSLDPGIESLIGSFIEDLETYGMTNVEVAWATGSEFPTLYRMSPNYIRYTRENTKATVRRKVMIKSTKQIEEFTQEVYVRKYAMSRSNEIVWFRLFGTEGDGNQIIPLRLGQDGTYGEPRWFGHAPGILGSREAEELNVNYFSNGRMLSMLLTVINGELTPESIEALKTIKGSSSQSGILYLKAKGQKTGGPIDEKIEKVEIKVDKLNDLLQEDALFLEYGKEKKADILSAFRLPPILVGMSSDYNRATAESALQFAEEQIFQPYRKWIMDEIFNKRIFPALGIFRVQAVLRGAKIVDPDERRQLLDFIAVNGIMLVRHLIPIAEDVLGTTIDEAKYSEEYLDTPIAYLLNKQPEVIPVGTTAAGDTDDLQNKVVSIAKRLLKHGADQVDNHV; this is encoded by the coding sequence ATGAGTGATGTGCAATGGATTGATATTAATAAGGCGGCGGTACCGTCAAGCACGCAAATTAGCGACGTTTTCGATAATCGATATGATGTGAATGGGCTGGTGCCGTTTGAACTTGGTACCGATCCCGGATCATGTCGGCTGCTGGTCAAGAATAGCAATATTATTCCGCAATGTATTGAGGCATATCGCCGGAACATCACTGGTTACGGTGTGACATTGGAATACACAGATGGGGAGAGTGACCAGACAGCCAAGGAAGAATGGAACAAGGCAGAACGCTTTTTGGAAACCTGTAGCCTAGATCCGGGTATCGAGTCTTTGATTGGTTCGTTCATTGAGGACTTGGAAACCTACGGCATGACGAATGTGGAAGTAGCATGGGCGACCGGCAGCGAGTTCCCTACACTCTACCGGATGTCACCGAACTATATTCGGTACACTCGAGAAAACACGAAAGCGACTGTGCGACGCAAAGTAATGATCAAGTCCACGAAGCAAATTGAGGAGTTTACCCAGGAAGTATATGTCCGCAAATATGCAATGAGCCGCAGCAATGAAATCGTCTGGTTCCGACTATTCGGCACTGAAGGCGATGGAAACCAAATCATCCCGCTTCGGCTGGGTCAGGATGGTACCTATGGGGAGCCGCGCTGGTTCGGTCATGCACCGGGTATACTCGGGAGTAGAGAAGCAGAAGAACTGAATGTGAACTATTTCAGCAATGGGCGGATGTTGTCCATGCTGCTCACCGTAATCAATGGTGAACTGACCCCTGAATCTATTGAAGCTCTGAAAACGATCAAGGGCAGTTCTTCCCAATCCGGTATCCTCTACCTGAAAGCTAAAGGGCAAAAAACCGGCGGGCCAATCGATGAAAAAATCGAGAAGGTAGAAATCAAGGTAGATAAGCTGAATGACCTGCTGCAGGAAGATGCGTTATTCCTGGAATACGGTAAGGAAAAGAAAGCAGATATCTTGTCTGCCTTCCGGTTGCCGCCGATTCTGGTAGGTATGAGTTCGGATTATAACCGGGCAACTGCTGAATCTGCACTGCAGTTTGCTGAAGAGCAAATCTTCCAGCCATATCGCAAATGGATCATGGATGAAATATTTAATAAGCGAATATTCCCGGCGCTCGGTATTTTCCGGGTACAGGCGGTACTGCGTGGAGCAAAGATCGTTGATCCAGATGAACGCCGGCAACTGTTGGACTTCATTGCAGTCAATGGGATTATGTTGGTTCGTCACCTTATCCCGATCGCAGAAGATGTGCTGGGAACAACGATCGACGAAGCCAAGTACTCGGAGGAATATTTGGATACACCGATTGCTTATCTGCTGAACAAACAGCCTGAGGTGATTCCTGTAGGTACGACAGCAGCAGGGGACACCGACGATTTGCAAAACAAAGTAGTCAGTATTGCCAAGCGCTTGTTAAAACATGGGGCTGATCAGGTAGACAACCATGTGTGA
- a CDS encoding ParB N-terminal domain-containing protein, protein MEIITLSIDQINAAAYNPRIDLQPGDSEYEKLKRSIAEFGYIDPIIWNRRTGNMVGGHQRYKIMVHEIGAAELPVSVVDLDEQQERILNITLNKVGGGWDEQKLSDVLQELQTTGLDLNLTGFDEVELKQLIGEVEIPLFEEGTADDQGDLGVLSSKLVTCPHCGEEFEHD, encoded by the coding sequence ATGGAAATCATCACACTCTCAATAGATCAAATTAACGCAGCTGCATATAACCCTCGTATCGATCTGCAGCCTGGCGACTCCGAATATGAGAAGCTGAAGCGCAGCATTGCTGAGTTCGGATATATTGACCCGATCATTTGGAACCGACGTACTGGGAACATGGTCGGCGGACATCAGCGGTATAAGATTATGGTTCACGAAATAGGCGCAGCCGAACTGCCGGTATCCGTGGTTGATCTGGATGAGCAGCAGGAACGCATCCTTAATATCACACTGAACAAAGTCGGCGGTGGATGGGATGAACAGAAATTGTCTGATGTGCTGCAGGAGTTGCAAACAACCGGATTAGATTTGAACCTGACTGGTTTTGATGAAGTTGAATTGAAGCAGCTTATCGGTGAAGTAGAGATTCCTTTATTCGAAGAAGGCACGGCAGATGATCAAGGCGACTTGGGTGTCCTCAGTTCCAAGCTTGTTACCTGCCCACACTGCGGAGAGGAGTTTGAACACGATTGA